The Gadus chalcogrammus isolate NIFS_2021 chromosome 10, NIFS_Gcha_1.0, whole genome shotgun sequence genome contains a region encoding:
- the fgf1a gene encoding putative fibroblast growth factor 1 produces MSDGDAVVTSTARYDHNLLADYKNRIRLYCLNGGHHLQMLPDGTVHGQREEDDVYTVLRLKAVEPGVVVIQGVETGKYLAMSNAGHLHSSSTVSDESYFVEVLEENHYNTYQPRKYKERNWYVGLKKNGKPKPGPRTHIGQKAIFFLPRRLDDTGE; encoded by the exons ATGTCGGATGGAGATGCAGTCGTTACATCCACTGCGAGATACGACCACAACCTGCTGGCAGACTATAAAAATAGGATTCGCCTATATTGCCTCAATGGCGGCCACCACCTCCAGATGCTCCCAGATGGGACGGTGCAcggccagagggaagaggatGACGTCTACA CTGTCCTGAGACTGAAAGCTGTAGAACCTGGTGTGGTTGTGATTCAGGGAGTGGAAACTGGGAAATATCTGGCCATGAGCAATGCAGGCCACTTGCATAGTTCA TCCACAGTAAGTGATGAATCTTACTTTGTGGAGGTGCTGGAAGAGAACCACTACAACACCTATCAGCCCCGGAAGTACAAGGAGAGGAACTGGTATGTGGGGCTGAAGAAGAACGGCAAGCCCAAGCCGGGCCCTCGCACCCACATCGGTCAGAAGGCCATCTTCTTCCTCCCACGACGGCTAGATGACACAGGGGAGTGA
- the gnpda1 gene encoding glucosamine-6-phosphate isomerase 1 isoform X1: MKLIILEQYDQVSEWAAKYVRNKILLFNPGPERYFTLGLPTGGTPLGCYKKLIEFYKNGEVSFQYVKTFNMDEYVGLPRDHPESYHSFMWNNFFKYIDIRAENVHILDGNAADLPSECQAFEKKIQDAGGIELFVGGIGPDGHIAFNEPGSSLVSRTRVKTLAMDTIQANARFFDGDLSKVPTMALTVGVGTVMEAKEVMILITGGHKAFALYKAIEEGVNHMWTVSAFQQHPQTLFVCDEDATLELRVKTVKYFKGMMHVHNKLVDPLPGSLKKN; the protein is encoded by the exons ATGAAACTCATTATTCTTGAACAATATGACCAGGTTAGTGAGTGGGCTGCAAAATACGTAAGAAACAAGATTTTACTCTTCAATCCTGGTCCGGAAAGATATTTCACATTGGGTCTACCAACTG GTGGAACACCACTTGGTTGCTACAAGAAACTGATCGAGTTCTACAAGAATGGAGAAGTCTCATTCCAGTATGTCAAGACATTTAATATGGATGAATACGTTG GTCTTCCCAGAGATCACCCGGAAAGCTACCATTCCTTCATGTGGAATAACTTCTTCAAGTACATTGACATAAGAGCAGAAAATGTCCACATTCTGGATGGAAATGCTGCAGATCTTCCCTCAGAGTGCCAGGCCTTTGAGAAGAAGATACAAGATGCTGGGGGAATCGAACTTTTTGTTGGAG GTATTGGACCCGATGGACACATTGCCTTCAATGAGCCCGGTTCTAGTCTGGTTTCGCGGACCAGAGTGAAAACCCTGGCGATGGACACCATCCAGGCTAACGCTCGATTTTTTGATGGGGATCTGTCAAAGGTGCCCACGATGGCTCTGACAGTCGGAGTAGGCACTGTGATGGAGGCAAAGGAG GTCATGATTCTCATTACTGGCGGACACAAGGCTTTTGCTTTGTACAAAGCTATCGAGGAGGGCGTTAACCACATGTGGACGGTATCTGCATTCCAGCAGCACCCACAgaccctttttgtgtgtgacgAAGATGCCACTCTGGAACTCAGGGTCAAAACTGTTAAATACTTTAAAG GGATGATGCACGTGCACAACAAGCTGGTGGATCCACTTCCTGGTAGCCTGAAGAAAAACTGA
- the nr3c1 gene encoding glucocorticoid receptor isoform X2, giving the protein MSITSATAVVLPSSPLMQPGDVPNSLSNSPLPEELTSASGTASFGLILEDSEPRGASKDQRAQQQLFQPQTTASLGRYTFGDNLSRLEASIADLTHSSSMDSLIGGSDPNLFPLRTDDFSMDKVDHHSMDLDHDSFGHVGKDEEMNTKLFNDNTLDLLPDFELAGSPSDYYVGDDAFLSTLGDDSLLGDISSEKESKLTLSTNGGEPSSTTLNGSGLALREDLSCGSPATPASLTPTTPLAVIKKESDSAFIRLCTPGVVKQEKATCGRGFCPMSSASSSSSDMSCASPISICGVSTSGGQSYHFGVNPSGTPASATSPGGGQQQKDQKPPVFSLYPPLTGVREPWSRVQSAGSTDNFPTSPSFSSAVASSTSRQDGVTPSASTQGGKASGGTHKICLVCSDEASGCHYGVLTCGSCKVFFKRAVEGQHNYLCAGRNDCIIDKIRRKNCPACRFRKCLMAGMNLEARKTKKLNRIKGLQQANPAEQAPPPPAESRSLVPKSMPQLIPTMLSLLKAIEPDTIYAGYDSTLPDTSTRLMTTLNRLGGRQVVSAVKWAKALPGFRNLHLDDQMTLLQCSWLFLMSFGLGWRSYQQCSGNMLCFAPDLVINEARMKLPYMADQCEQMLKISSEFVRLQVSHDEYLCMKVLLLLSTVPKDGLKSQSVFDEIRMSYIKELGKAIVKREENSSQNWQRFYQLTKLLDSMHEMVGGLLNFCFYTFVNKSLSVEFPEMLAEIISNQLPKFKAGSMKPLLFHQR; this is encoded by the exons ATGTCCATCACATCTGCCACTGCTGTTGTGCTACCGTCCAGCCCCTTGATGCAGCCTGGAGATGTGCCCAACAGCCTCAGCAATAGTCCACTTCCAGAGGAGCTCACTTCTGCCTCTGGAACTGCCTCTTTTGGCCTCATACTGGAGGATTCAGAGCCCAGAGGGGCGTCCAAGGACCAGAGGGCCCAGCAGCAGTTGTTCCAGCCACAGACCACAGCTTCCCTTGGACGCTACACATTTGGGGATAACCTTTCCCGGTTGGAGGCCAGCATAGCGGATCTTACCCACTCATCCTCCATGGATTCCCTTATCGGGGGATCAGACCCTAACCTTTTCCCCCTCAGAACGGATGACTTCTCCATGGACAAGGTCGACCACCATTCCATGGATTTGGATCACGACTCGTTTGGGCACGTTGGGAAAGATGAGGAGATGAACACAAAGCTGTTCAATGACAACACTTTGGACCTTCTCCCAGACTTTGAGCTCGCCGGGTCCCCCTCCGATTATTATGTCGGCGACGACGCCTTCCTCTCCACCCTCGGGGACGACTCTCTGCTGGGGGACATTTCTTCCGAGAAGGAGTCCAAGCTCACGTTGAGCACCAATGGAGGCGAGCCCAGCTCCACCACGCTGAACGGCAGCGGCCTGGCCCTCCGGGAGGACCTGTCATGCGGCAGCCCAGCCACTCCGGCCTCCCTCACTCCCACCACCCCTCTGGCGGTGATCAAGAAAGAGTCGGACTCGGCTTTCATCCGGCTGTGCACTCCCGGCGTGGTCAAGCAGGAGAAGGCGACCTGTGGCCGCGGGTTCTGCCCGATGAGCAGcgcgtcgtcctcctcgtccgacATGTCGTGCGCTAGCCCCATCTCCATTTGCGGGGTGAGCACCTCAGGGGGCCAGAGCTACCACTTTGGGGTGAACCCGAGCGGCACGCCCGCCTCCGCCACCAGTCCCGGTGGAGGACAGCAGCAAAAGGATCAGAAACCCCCCGTCTTCAGCCTCTACCCCCCGCTGACCGGCGTCAGAGAGCCCTGGAGCCGGGTGCAGTCTGCGGGCTCCACGGACAACTTCcctacctctccttccttctcctccgccGTCGCCAG TTCGACTTCCAGACAGGATGGGGTCACCCCCTCAGCCTCTACCCAGGGGGGCAAGGCCAGCGGGGGCACCCACAAGATCTGCCTGGTGTGCTCGGACGAGGCGTCTGGCTGCCACTACGGCGTGCTCACCTGCGGCAGCTGCAAGGTGTTCTTCAAGCGAGCTGTCGAAG gGCAACACAACTATCTGTGCGCCGGGAGGAACGACTGCATCATCGATAAGATACGACGGAAGAACTGCCCGGCCTGCCGCTTCCGCAAGTGTCTGATGGCTGGCATGAACCTGGAGG CGAGGAAGACCAAGAAGCTGAACCGCATCAAGGGGCTCCAGCAGGCCAACCCAGCCGAGCAGGCCCCGCCACCGCCCGCCGAGTCGCGCTCCCTCGTGCCCAAGTCCATGCCCCAGCTCATCCCCACCATGCTGTCGCTGCTCAAAGCCATCGAGCCCGACACCATCTACGCCGGCTACGACAGCACGCTGCCCGACACCTCCACCCGCCTCATGACCACCCTCAACCGGCTGGGGGGCCGGCAGGTGGTCTCGGCCGTCAAGTGGGCCAAGGCCCTGCCAG gCTTTAGGAACCTGCACCTGGACGACCAGATGACTTTGCTGCAGTGTTCGTGGCTCTTCCTCATGTCCTTCGGCCTGGGATGGAGGTCCTACCAGCAGTGCAGCGGGAACATGCTCTGCTTCGCGCCCGACCTCGTCATCAACGA GGCCCGGATGAAGCTGCCCTACATGGCCGACCAGTGTGAGCAGATGCTGAAGATCTCCAGCGAGTTTGTCCGGCTGCAGGTGTCCCACGACGAGTACCTGTGCATgaaggtgctgctgctgctcagcaCAG TGCCAAAGGACGGCCTGAAGAGCCAGTCTGTCTTTGATGAGATCCGCATGTCCTACATCAAGGAGCTGGGCAAGGCCATCGTGAAGCGGGAGGAAAACTCCAGCCAGAACTGGCAGCGCTTCTACCAGCTCACCAAGCTCCTGGACTCCATGCACGAG ATGGTCGGAGGGCTGCTCAACTTCTGCTTCTACACGTTTGTCAACAAGTCGCTGAGCGTGGAGTTCCCCGAGATGCTGGCGGAGATCATCAGCAACCAACTGCCCAAATTCAAGGCGGGCAGCATGAAGCCGCTCCTCTTCCACCAGAGATGA
- the gnpda1 gene encoding glucosamine-6-phosphate isomerase 1 isoform X2, whose amino-acid sequence MDEYVGLPRDHPESYHSFMWNNFFKYIDIRAENVHILDGNAADLPSECQAFEKKIQDAGGIELFVGGIGPDGHIAFNEPGSSLVSRTRVKTLAMDTIQANARFFDGDLSKVPTMALTVGVGTVMEAKEVMILITGGHKAFALYKAIEEGVNHMWTVSAFQQHPQTLFVCDEDATLELRVKTVKYFKGMMHVHNKLVDPLPGSLKKN is encoded by the exons ATGGATGAATACGTTG GTCTTCCCAGAGATCACCCGGAAAGCTACCATTCCTTCATGTGGAATAACTTCTTCAAGTACATTGACATAAGAGCAGAAAATGTCCACATTCTGGATGGAAATGCTGCAGATCTTCCCTCAGAGTGCCAGGCCTTTGAGAAGAAGATACAAGATGCTGGGGGAATCGAACTTTTTGTTGGAG GTATTGGACCCGATGGACACATTGCCTTCAATGAGCCCGGTTCTAGTCTGGTTTCGCGGACCAGAGTGAAAACCCTGGCGATGGACACCATCCAGGCTAACGCTCGATTTTTTGATGGGGATCTGTCAAAGGTGCCCACGATGGCTCTGACAGTCGGAGTAGGCACTGTGATGGAGGCAAAGGAG GTCATGATTCTCATTACTGGCGGACACAAGGCTTTTGCTTTGTACAAAGCTATCGAGGAGGGCGTTAACCACATGTGGACGGTATCTGCATTCCAGCAGCACCCACAgaccctttttgtgtgtgacgAAGATGCCACTCTGGAACTCAGGGTCAAAACTGTTAAATACTTTAAAG GGATGATGCACGTGCACAACAAGCTGGTGGATCCACTTCCTGGTAGCCTGAAGAAAAACTGA
- the ndfip1 gene encoding NEDD4 family-interacting protein 1: MAEQNSNVRYQELVNEEEPAQASQEAPTQDAPPPYSSVTAANAAFFDYKEDGGSFPNPPSYNVATTLPSYDEAERTKVESAIPLVAGRVTEDDFVARDEFEDADQLRIGNDGIFMLTFFMAFLFNWIGFFLSFCLTTSAAGRYGAISGFGLSLIKWVLIVRFSTYFPGYFNEQYWLWWVFLALGFMLFIRGFVNYSRVRKLADPAYATLPRTRVLFIY; encoded by the exons ATGGCAGAGCAGAACAGCAACGTGAGGTATCAAGAG CTGGTTAATGAAGAGGAGCCAGCCCAGGCTTCACAGGAGGCCCCCACCCAGGACGCTCCTCCACCCTACAGCAGTGTCACTGCAGCGAATGCAG CCTTCTTTGACTACAAAGAGGATGGAGGAAGCTTCCCAAATCCCCCATCTTACAATGTGGCCACAACACTGCCCTCCTACGACGAAGCAGAGAGAACCAAAGTAGAGTCTGCAATCCCATTGGTTGCTGGCCGAGTGACG GAGGACGATTTTGTTGCCAGGGATGAGTTTGAAGACGCGGACCAGCTACGGATAGGAAACGATGGCATCTTCATGCTCACTTTCTTCA tGGCATTCCTGTTCAACTGGATTGGCTTCTTCCTGTCGTTCTGCTTGACCACATCAGCAGCGGGCCGATACGGGGCCATCTCTGGATTCGGCCTGTCCCTCATCAAATGGGTTCTGATCGTGAGG TTCTCCACCTATTTCCCGGGCTACTTCAACGAGCAGTACTGGCTGTGGTGGGTTTTCCTGGCCCTGG GCTTCATGCTCTTCATCAGAGGGTTCGTAAACTACTCCAGAGTGCGCAAGCTGGCAGACCCCGCCTACGCCACTCTGCCTCGGACACGGGTGCTCTTCATTTACTAG
- the nr3c1 gene encoding glucocorticoid receptor isoform X1 — protein MDKGRVKKIRNNRDDHLSKLFYTESPVDGTPLKVAPHSAMSITSATAVVLPSSPLMQPGDVPNSLSNSPLPEELTSASGTASFGLILEDSEPRGASKDQRAQQQLFQPQTTASLGRYTFGDNLSRLEASIADLTHSSSMDSLIGGSDPNLFPLRTDDFSMDKVDHHSMDLDHDSFGHVGKDEEMNTKLFNDNTLDLLPDFELAGSPSDYYVGDDAFLSTLGDDSLLGDISSEKESKLTLSTNGGEPSSTTLNGSGLALREDLSCGSPATPASLTPTTPLAVIKKESDSAFIRLCTPGVVKQEKATCGRGFCPMSSASSSSSDMSCASPISICGVSTSGGQSYHFGVNPSGTPASATSPGGGQQQKDQKPPVFSLYPPLTGVREPWSRVQSAGSTDNFPTSPSFSSAVASSTSRQDGVTPSASTQGGKASGGTHKICLVCSDEASGCHYGVLTCGSCKVFFKRAVEGQHNYLCAGRNDCIIDKIRRKNCPACRFRKCLMAGMNLEARKTKKLNRIKGLQQANPAEQAPPPPAESRSLVPKSMPQLIPTMLSLLKAIEPDTIYAGYDSTLPDTSTRLMTTLNRLGGRQVVSAVKWAKALPGFRNLHLDDQMTLLQCSWLFLMSFGLGWRSYQQCSGNMLCFAPDLVINEARMKLPYMADQCEQMLKISSEFVRLQVSHDEYLCMKVLLLLSTVPKDGLKSQSVFDEIRMSYIKELGKAIVKREENSSQNWQRFYQLTKLLDSMHEMVGGLLNFCFYTFVNKSLSVEFPEMLAEIISNQLPKFKAGSMKPLLFHQR, from the exons ATGGATAAAGGCAGAGTGAAGAAGATACGAAATAACAGAGATGACCATTTAAGCAAACTTTTCTACACAGAAAGCCCCGTGGATGGAACTCCATTAAAAGTCGCTCCTCACAGTGCAATGTCCATCACATCTGCCACTGCTGTTGTGCTACCGTCCAGCCCCTTGATGCAGCCTGGAGATGTGCCCAACAGCCTCAGCAATAGTCCACTTCCAGAGGAGCTCACTTCTGCCTCTGGAACTGCCTCTTTTGGCCTCATACTGGAGGATTCAGAGCCCAGAGGGGCGTCCAAGGACCAGAGGGCCCAGCAGCAGTTGTTCCAGCCACAGACCACAGCTTCCCTTGGACGCTACACATTTGGGGATAACCTTTCCCGGTTGGAGGCCAGCATAGCGGATCTTACCCACTCATCCTCCATGGATTCCCTTATCGGGGGATCAGACCCTAACCTTTTCCCCCTCAGAACGGATGACTTCTCCATGGACAAGGTCGACCACCATTCCATGGATTTGGATCACGACTCGTTTGGGCACGTTGGGAAAGATGAGGAGATGAACACAAAGCTGTTCAATGACAACACTTTGGACCTTCTCCCAGACTTTGAGCTCGCCGGGTCCCCCTCCGATTATTATGTCGGCGACGACGCCTTCCTCTCCACCCTCGGGGACGACTCTCTGCTGGGGGACATTTCTTCCGAGAAGGAGTCCAAGCTCACGTTGAGCACCAATGGAGGCGAGCCCAGCTCCACCACGCTGAACGGCAGCGGCCTGGCCCTCCGGGAGGACCTGTCATGCGGCAGCCCAGCCACTCCGGCCTCCCTCACTCCCACCACCCCTCTGGCGGTGATCAAGAAAGAGTCGGACTCGGCTTTCATCCGGCTGTGCACTCCCGGCGTGGTCAAGCAGGAGAAGGCGACCTGTGGCCGCGGGTTCTGCCCGATGAGCAGcgcgtcgtcctcctcgtccgacATGTCGTGCGCTAGCCCCATCTCCATTTGCGGGGTGAGCACCTCAGGGGGCCAGAGCTACCACTTTGGGGTGAACCCGAGCGGCACGCCCGCCTCCGCCACCAGTCCCGGTGGAGGACAGCAGCAAAAGGATCAGAAACCCCCCGTCTTCAGCCTCTACCCCCCGCTGACCGGCGTCAGAGAGCCCTGGAGCCGGGTGCAGTCTGCGGGCTCCACGGACAACTTCcctacctctccttccttctcctccgccGTCGCCAG TTCGACTTCCAGACAGGATGGGGTCACCCCCTCAGCCTCTACCCAGGGGGGCAAGGCCAGCGGGGGCACCCACAAGATCTGCCTGGTGTGCTCGGACGAGGCGTCTGGCTGCCACTACGGCGTGCTCACCTGCGGCAGCTGCAAGGTGTTCTTCAAGCGAGCTGTCGAAG gGCAACACAACTATCTGTGCGCCGGGAGGAACGACTGCATCATCGATAAGATACGACGGAAGAACTGCCCGGCCTGCCGCTTCCGCAAGTGTCTGATGGCTGGCATGAACCTGGAGG CGAGGAAGACCAAGAAGCTGAACCGCATCAAGGGGCTCCAGCAGGCCAACCCAGCCGAGCAGGCCCCGCCACCGCCCGCCGAGTCGCGCTCCCTCGTGCCCAAGTCCATGCCCCAGCTCATCCCCACCATGCTGTCGCTGCTCAAAGCCATCGAGCCCGACACCATCTACGCCGGCTACGACAGCACGCTGCCCGACACCTCCACCCGCCTCATGACCACCCTCAACCGGCTGGGGGGCCGGCAGGTGGTCTCGGCCGTCAAGTGGGCCAAGGCCCTGCCAG gCTTTAGGAACCTGCACCTGGACGACCAGATGACTTTGCTGCAGTGTTCGTGGCTCTTCCTCATGTCCTTCGGCCTGGGATGGAGGTCCTACCAGCAGTGCAGCGGGAACATGCTCTGCTTCGCGCCCGACCTCGTCATCAACGA GGCCCGGATGAAGCTGCCCTACATGGCCGACCAGTGTGAGCAGATGCTGAAGATCTCCAGCGAGTTTGTCCGGCTGCAGGTGTCCCACGACGAGTACCTGTGCATgaaggtgctgctgctgctcagcaCAG TGCCAAAGGACGGCCTGAAGAGCCAGTCTGTCTTTGATGAGATCCGCATGTCCTACATCAAGGAGCTGGGCAAGGCCATCGTGAAGCGGGAGGAAAACTCCAGCCAGAACTGGCAGCGCTTCTACCAGCTCACCAAGCTCCTGGACTCCATGCACGAG ATGGTCGGAGGGCTGCTCAACTTCTGCTTCTACACGTTTGTCAACAAGTCGCTGAGCGTGGAGTTCCCCGAGATGCTGGCGGAGATCATCAGCAACCAACTGCCCAAATTCAAGGCGGGCAGCATGAAGCCGCTCCTCTTCCACCAGAGATGA